In Canis aureus isolate CA01 chromosome 6, VMU_Caureus_v.1.0, whole genome shotgun sequence, one genomic interval encodes:
- the FCAMR gene encoding high affinity immunoglobulin alpha and immunoglobulin mu Fc receptor — protein sequence MPVLLMVCLLQAAGALKGPRLVSGKPGGAVTIRCHYAPLTINMHDRKYWCRLSPVTHICHTIVSTTHYTHLRYRGRVALADFPRRSLFVVTLAQLSPDDVGRYRCGIGNTNNMFFFSMNLTVSAGPSGSIPTATPAATELVTGSFGTASPAANGRTPGATQTIERQGTGWAGVAGTPGTTAEGRQTLGTTGAGALGTDSQGAASVWATVPIPESPASAIGGVSDTTEDVWVWDPRGSVANRARPSEEAGETTTEADGAEEETERVRTAPDVAAKVTGTRRPSTLVSEKWVQGILREATTVSEPQALGSIEGTAPAAGVWTLGPTSREMASEEGTTQGDLDRPAGDSDPQATPSQAPAAGSMRPWGKGSPMKSATPGEKNKSWILIPVSMLFPVTLVALGLLQKKLRRKRMTQETERTAGVTLIQMTYFLELSLQPDQLPLIERKMLRGDCPPQASLTVPERHPGPRGIEE from the exons ATGCCCGTCCTCCTCATGGTGTGCCTATTGCAAG ctgcaggtgcatTGAAGGGCCCGAGGCTGGTGTCCGGGAAGCCTGGGGGAGCAGTCACCATCCGGTGCCACTACGCCCCCTTGACCATCAACATGCACGACAGGAAGTACTGGTGTCGCCTAAGCCCCGTGACACACATCTGCCACACCATCGTGTCCACCACCCACTACACTCACCTGCGCTACCGCGGCCGCGTGGCTCTCGCTGACTTCCCGCGGAGAAGCTTGTTTGTGGTGACGCTGGCCCAGCTGTCCCCAGATGACGTGGGGCGCTACCGCTGTGGCATTGGAAACACGAACAACATGTTCTTCTTTAGCATGAACCTGACCGTCTCTGCAG GCCCTTCCGGCTCCATCCCCACGGCCACTCCGGCTGCCACTGAGCTCGTCACGGGATCCTTTGGAACAGCATCACCAGCGGCCAACGGACGGACCCCAGGAGCCACCCAGACCATAGAAAGACAGGGGACAGGATGGGCCGGAGtcgctgggactccaggaacaacAGCTGAGGGAAGGCAGACCCTGGGAACAACAGGGGCAGGAGCTCTAGGGACGGACAGCCAGGGAGCGGCCTCTGTCTGGGCAACGGTCCCTATTCCAGAGAGTCCGGCTTCAGCGATCGGAGGCGTGTCCGACACAACAGAAGATGTTTGGGTGTGGGACCCCAGAGGCTCGGTAGCCAACAGGGCTCGGCCCAGCGAGGAAGCGGGGGAGACAACTACTGAGGCCgatggagcagaggaagaaacagagaggGTCAGAACAGCCCCGGATGTAGCTGCGAAGGTCACAGGGACCCGTAGGCCATCAACTCTGGTCTCCGAAAAATGGGTGCAGGGAATCCTTCGAGAAGCAACAACTGTTTCTGAGCCACAAGCTCTGGGCTCCATTGAAGGAACTGCTCCAGCTGCAGGTGTGTGGACCCTGGGCCCCACCAGCAGAGAGATGGCATCCGAGGAAGGAACCACCCAAGGGGACCTAGACAGGCCTGCTGGAGACAGCGATCCCCAAGCCACACCGAGCCAGGCCCCAGCTGCTGGGTCCATGAGGCCCTGGGGCAAGGGGTCCCCCATGAAGAG CGCTACtccaggagagaaaaacaaatcttggATCCTGATTCCGGTATCTATGCTGTTCCCCGTTACGCTTGTGGCTCTTGGCCTATTGCAAAAGAAGCTCCGGAGAAAGAGGATGA CTCAGGAGACAGAGAGGACTGCAGGGGTCACCTTGATTCAGATGACATATTTCCTGGAACTGAGCCTCCAGCCAGACCAGCTGCCTCTCATAGAAAGGAAGATGCTCCGGGGTGACTGTCCTCCCCAGGCCAGTCTGACAGTCCCGGAGAGGCACCCCGGACCCCGAGGAATAGAAGAGTAA